In Chlorocebus sabaeus isolate Y175 chromosome 9, mChlSab1.0.hap1, whole genome shotgun sequence, the genomic stretch CAAGCTTTGCGTCTTTGATTAactttttttaacagcttttatGACAGCAGTAAAGTGTAAATTTAGTGGTTTTCTGTATAGAATTGTGCAACCTTCACCATAACTTaattatagaacattttatttacCACTTTAAAAGAAACACTATATCCATTTGCAGTCCCTCCCCATACTCTCTCAACCTCTTATTCCCACCAATTCCCAGCCCTGGACAAGTACTATATAAATTTACTTTCTGTTGCTACAGATTTGTCAAATCCAGACAtttaacataaatgaaataatatattatgtGGTCTTTTATaattagcttctttcacttagtatatttTCAAGGTTCGTTCATATTTTAGCATGCAGTAACCGTTATTTAGCATGTAATAAAGTTCTCTTTATTACTGATTAATACTTCATTGAATGAAAGTATGTGTTTTCACTCACCAGTTAATGGACCTTTGGGTTGTTTTTACCTTTcagcttttgtgaataatgctgctatggatGTTTGTGTACTTTTGTGTCTCCATGTTTTTATCTGTCTTAGATATATCACTAGGAGTGAAACTGTGACTCTCATGGTAACCCTATGTTCAAAGTCTAtgcagcattttacattcccatcatcaACATGAGAATTCCACTTTCTTTACATCTTTACCACCACTTACCTTTTTCATTATAGTTCTGATAATCTTTTTTGAAGATAGGGGATACAGTTACAATAACTGTTTTAATGTCCTTGCCTGTTGATTCTAACATTACTTCAGTTCTGATCAGCAattgatttttctcctcattatgtctttttttttctttttctttttgcaagcTTGGTAATTTTTCATTGCATGACATATGTAAATTGCACTTTAACTGGTTTgtgaacatttttctatttctataaatacTACTGAAGTTTGGTCTTGTCATCTGTCATGGTTTGTTAAGTTTGATCCATTTGGGTCTTACTTTTAAGAGTTAGATGGCACTAGAGCACTGATCAGCTAGGACTAATTACTGCCTACTAAATAATTACTAAACAACTACTAAATCAAGACTTTTTTTTGTACTCTATCCAACGTCCAATGGACTATGAAGTTTTCCACCCTGGTCAGTGGAAATAGTGACTATTTCTGACCCTCtgtaatgtcctttttttttttttttttttttttttttttgagacggagtctcacactgtcactagggctgtagtgcagtggcgcaatttcggctaactgcaacctcagcctcccgggttcaggcaattctcctgcctcaggttcccgagtagccgggattacgggcgcccgccaccacgcctagctaattttttttttttttttttttttttttttgtacttttagtagagacggggtttcaccatgttggccaggctagtctcgaactcctgacctcgtaattcacctgcctcggcctcccaaagtgctgggattacaggcgtgagccactgcacccggccatgtcCTGAtacctttaaaaatcttttggctAGTTTATTGAGACACATACTGCTCAGTAGTCAGGTGAATGAATACCGAGTTCTCTCTGAGCAGTTCTCTTTCTCCTGTACTCTGCAAAGAACATTACCTACCTTGGTTTCCCAAGAATATCCGTTCTATTTTGCCAACGCAGGCAATCCGCTGGGCTCTGCTTGAGTTCACTCTCCTGCAtctcttctataaaatattaatatctctGAAAGCAGCTCGCTTTTTTGAGCTCAGATCATTTGCTTCCTGTATCTCCCGGATCACTATTCTTCTTTACTGATTCCCAGCGTCTTATAAACAGCCCCACTGtttttcgggtttttttttttttttctacagcagtagtaaatattttaaataaagtgtcAATGCTGTAAGTGTCCCCTAAAACGCAAACTCAAGGAAATACTTTCCCTCTTTCGAGTAGAGCAAGAACTTCACAGCGCGCGGCAGAGTTCAAGCCCCACTTAAACAGTCTCTGGCACCACTTACGGTCTAGCGCGCAGGCGCAGAACCCGTGCGCGCCTAGCCATAACCGCGCTTGCGCCAAGCAGCGAGGCACGCCAACGTGCGAATCTGCGCCTGCCAATTAGAGCGCAGAGTGGTCGTTGATGCCCGCCCACTAACCCCTGCAACCAATCGCCTGCCCCGGCGCGAAGTCGACTGTGAATTCAAAGTATACCTAGGGATTGTGGGAAGGCGGCTGAACGCGGAGCCTAGAAGGATGGAGGCGGCGGAGACAGAGGCGGAAGCTACAGCCCTAGAGTAAGTGTTTGCGGCCAAGTGGCAGCTGGGGGCGGGCCTGGGAGGACCTTGTGGGCCCCTATGTGTAATGATTGCTGCCCTCGACCTTGTACAGCTTTTGAGGTTCGACCCTGCCGTGAATTGATTCTCACCGCAGTCCCGTCTTAGGTTCCTGAGGTGACTGTTGTGCTCCAGGAGTACGGCCTTTGGGGGACCGTTCGCCGCTCCCCACACCCACATACTCCACACGATGTGCTCTAGGAGACTGTTTCACTTCTGTCTTCCTGTCCCAACACGACACATTCCCAATCACTTCTCATCCCCATCCCTGCCCTCTCGTAGACTTCTCCAGTCCCTAATAATGAAAAACCCTAGAGTAGAGCCAGGCATCCAACCCTCTGCCCTGAGTCCTTTCTCAGCTTTTCCAAGACCCTGCCCCAAGGCTGGTGCTCACTGCCAGGAGGGATCCCAAGGCCCAGCATTCTTCCCCTTCCATGCATATCTCCCCGGCTTCCTTCACATCTTGACTCAAATGGTTTCTCTTCAGTGAAACACTCCCTATTTAAAATCTCAGCGTTTTTCTCAAACTCCTTATCTACTAACCCTGCTGATTTTACTTTGGGCACGTATTATCACTGTGTGCCCTCCGTGCACTCCATTCCTGGTTGCAGGCTGTAGGCCCTTCAGGCCCTTGTGTAAACTCTGGTCAAGGCAAGACTCTCAATAGTATACATACTGATATACACATCCACATTTGTGTACACACAAGAACTGTAGAACTAGCATCACAAGAAACTGCAATTTCCTCTGTTTCCTTACCCCTCCAGGGTCCTGGCTGAGGTGGCAGGCATCCTGGAACCTGTAGGCTTGCAGGAGGAGGCAGAACTGCCAGCCAAGATCCTGGTTGAGTTTGTGGTGGTATGTACAAGATGAGAGCGAGCCTTTCAGAAGCCAGGGTCTGGTCCTGGCTCCTCTTATTGAGATACAGGGCAGCACTGGCAGAGAGCAGACTTTAAGGAAACCCGTAAGGAGGTAAGGACGTTCCCTGTCTCTGCCCTCCCTCTGAGCAGGACTCCCAGAAGAAAGACAAGCTGCTCTGCAGCCAGCTTCAGGTAGTGGACTTCCTGCAGAACATCCTGGCTCAGGAGGACACTGCTAAGGGTCTGGACCCCTTGGCTTCTGAAGACACGAGCCGTGAGTAGGCAGGGGATTGGAGTAGCATCTGGCCtgagtggggaaggaaggaggatttCAGATAGGTCTCCCATTTGGCTAATGGGAAGGAGGCCCAGTGTTGCAAGGAGGCAGGCTAGCAGGCCACCCTCACTCATGTTCTCATTCCTGGTGGCTCATCTCAGGACAGAAGGCAATTGCAGCTAAGGAACAATGGAAAGAGCTGAAGGCCACCTACAGGGAGCACGTAGAGGCCATCAAAATTGGCCTCACCAAGGCCCTGACTCAGATGGAGGAAGCCCAGAGGAAGCGGACACAACTCCAGGAAGCCTTTGAGCAGCTCCAGGCCAAGGTACACCCAGGGGTCCTGAGTACAGGGAGGGAAGGGCAGTCAGATAGGAAGAGGGAAAGAGTGAGCAAGCTGAGTTGTGCCAGCTTGCAATCTCCCAAAATTCCAGCCAGAAAAAATAGACTTCTTCTCCTGGTCCCTCTCCCTTGCTTATCTGCAGAAACAAGTGGCCATGGAGAAACGCAGAGCAGCCCAGAACCAGTGGCAACTACAACAGGTAGGTTCATCCTCCTAGGAGAATATCctttcccaccaccatgccatCGTATGGACTGTGTCCCCTGTCTAGAAAACCTTcgttttgcttcttcctttgaGGCACTATAATATAAATACCAACATGGGCTTGAATCTCAGTATCACCACTTACcactgcatgaccttgggcaagtcacctaactttctgtttctttatctaaAATGGAGGCAATAATACTACCTACTCTAGAGAGTTATTAAGATGATTAAATGATCATTACAGCAAGGGCTTaaaatagtacctggcacatagcaagttaAATAAGTTTTATCACCTTTGTGCCCCTTCCCTCCAAGAATGCCTCACCCTAGGACAGCTCATTCTgatctttccttttctctaggCCCCTACTCCACTCTGAAGTGAAGAGAGTCCCTCTTTTCATCATTGAGCCTGAGCCCTGAGCTGGGTGTAGGCTGGAGGGGTTGGAGGGATGGTTCTAAGACCTCAACATCTGATACATAATGTCTGCACACTCACTCCTGGCAGGAGAAGCATCTGCAGCATCTGGCAAAGGTTTCTGCAGAGGTGAGGGAGCGTAAGACAGGGACTCAGCAGGAGCTTGAGGGGGTGTTTCAGAAACTTGGAAACCTGAAGCAGCAGGCAGAACAGGAGCAGGACAAGCTGCAGAGGTAAGGTTGGGAGCATGGGTTGCGGATTCAGAATGATCCAGCTGAGATTCCTTTCCTTCACACTTACCTCCTCTTTACAGGTACCAGACCTTCCTCCAGCTTCTGTATACCCTGCAGGGTAAGCTGTTGTTCCCTGAGgctgaagctgaggcagagaatcttCCAGATGATAAACCCCAGCAGCTGACTCGACCCCAGGAGCAGAGTACAGGAGACACTATGGGGAGAGATGCTGGTGTGCCCTTCAAGGTAAGTGAGAGATGGAACAGGTGGGCATGGGCAGGCAGGTGGAGACAGAAGCTGGGAGACTGGCCTTACCCACTGTCTATACTGTATTTCTCCAAGGCTGTGAGTCTACAACCTGCTGGAGATGCAAATTTGCCGTGACTTCCCGGAGGACAACAGCATGGAGAAAGATCCTAGAATAGGTCAGACCCAACTTAGGCCTTGGTGTCCCTGGATGCAAGTGTGGAAAGAGGGAAAGCCTCTCTGTGCATCTGAGCTCTGCTACCCATGGAGCAGATGGATGGTGGGAACAGGAAAGAGCTTATCTTACAGTTTAACACCTCATTCTTCTTCCCCAGGCCTCTGACTTCCCTCACCACCCTCAACCATCATTCCAGGAAAGactgaactcctgagttcagccTGATTACTGACTACATCCCAGCAAGCTCTGGCATCTGTGGATTAAAAGCCCTGGATCTCTCTCAGTTGCGTATTTGTTCTTCTTCATATGCTGGCAGGAAGAACTATTAGTACAGATACTCAGAAGCCAATAACATGACAGGAGCTGGGACTGGTTTGAACACAGGGTGTGCAGATGGGGAGGGGGTACTGGCCTTGGGCCTCAGGGGTTGCTTCCCCCTATGATGCAGACATGCTGAATTTAATTCAAGGAGGAGGAGATTGCTTTAGGCAGGTGGTTATATGTGGGAAGATAATTTATTCACTAATCCAAATTTTATTCATGGATCCAAATGTTTGTTGAGTCCTTTCTTTGTGCTAAGGTTCTTGATGTGAACCAGAGCTGTAACAGTGAGCTCATCTGACTGTTTTAGGTTGTATAGCCTAGTGTTAAC encodes the following:
- the ZWINT gene encoding outer kinetochore KNL1 complex subunit ZWINT isoform X1, with amino-acid sequence MEAAETEAEATALEVLAEVAGILEPVGLQEEAELPAKILVEFVVDSQKKDKLLCSQLQVVDFLQNILAQEDTAKGLDPLASEDTSRQKAIAAKEQWKELKATYREHVEAIKIGLTKALTQMEEAQRKRTQLQEAFEQLQAKKQVAMEKRRAAQNQWQLQQEKHLQHLAKVSAEVRERKTGTQQELEGVFQKLGNLKQQAEQEQDKLQRYQTFLQLLYTLQGKLLFPEAEAEAENLPDDKPQQLTRPQEQSTGDTMGRDAGVPFKAVSLQPAGDANLP
- the ZWINT gene encoding outer kinetochore KNL1 complex subunit ZWINT isoform X2; the protein is MEAAETEAEATALEVLAEVAGILEPVGLQEEAELPAKILVEFVVDSQKKDKLLCSQLQVVDFLQNILAQEDTAKGLDPLASEDTSRQKAIAAKEQWKELKATYREHVEAIKIGLTKALTQMEEAQRKRTQLQEAFEQLQAKKQVAMEKRRAAQNQWQLQQEKHLQHLAKVSAELLYTLQGKLLFPEAEAEAENLPDDKPQQLTRPQEQSTGDTMGRDAGVPFKAVSLQPAGDANLP
- the ZWINT gene encoding outer kinetochore KNL1 complex subunit ZWINT isoform X3 gives rise to the protein MEAAETEAEATALEVLAEVAGILEPVGLQEEAELPAKILVEFVVDSQKKDKLLCSQLQVVDFLQNILAQEDTAKGLDPLASEDTSRQKAIAAKEQWKELKATYREHVEAIKIGLTKALTQMEEAQRKRTQLQEAFEQLQAKKQVAMEKRRAAQNQWQLQQEKHLQHLAKVSAEGKLLFPEAEAEAENLPDDKPQQLTRPQEQSTGDTMGRDAGVPFKAVSLQPAGDANLP